TCAACTGCCTCCTGCTGGACTCCTGAGGCCCGCATGATCGAGATCGCCGGCGCCGGACTGAGGCTGCGCCCGCTCGGCCGGCGGGACCGGGCCGAATGGGACGAGCTGCGCCGGAGCAACGCCGACTGGCTGCGCCCGTGGGAGGCGAGCAACCCCGACCCCGGCGCCACGCTGCCCACGTTCGCCGAGTACGTGCGCGCGCAGGCTGCCGCCACCCGGCGCGGGGAGAGCTTCGGGTGGGCGATCACCGCCGGCCGGGCGATGATCGGGCACGTGACGCTGAGCCAGGTGGCCCGCGCCTCGCTCCAGTCCGCCACGATCGGCTACTGGGTCGGCCACGCCCACGCCGGCCACGGCGTGGCGCCGCGGGCGGTCGCGCTCGTGTGCGACTACGCCTTCTTCACCCTCGCCCTGCACCGGGTCGAGATCAACATCCGCCCCGAGAACGCCGCGAG
The window above is part of the Pseudactinotalea sp. HY158 genome. Proteins encoded here:
- a CDS encoding GNAT family N-acetyltransferase, which gives rise to MIEIAGAGLRLRPLGRRDRAEWDELRRSNADWLRPWEASNPDPGATLPTFAEYVRAQAAATRRGESFGWAITAGRAMIGHVTLSQVARASLQSATIGYWVGHAHAGHGVAPRAVALVCDYAFFTLALHRVEINIRPENAASLRVVAKLGFRDEGIRRRYLHIQGDWRDHRTFALTAEEAPHGVLARLTHEPPS